The genomic stretch CAGGATGCTCAAAGTAGTATTCCATCAAAGGATCACCATAGTGGTGGGTAAAGCTCTGCGACCAAACAGTGGTGTCCGGCACGAGTTCATCGATATTAAACTGAGGAGGGTCTTTAAGCGTAGTTGGAGTAGACAGGGCCAATTCTCCCATTCTTACCGCTTCCAAAAACTGGCGGTATTTATTATTGGACACTTCGTATTTGTCCATATAAAACTCTGATATCGTTACCTGCTTGTTCAGCGAGGACTTGCTGACCGCAATATCTTCATCTGCTTGTCCCATCCAAAAAGTACCCGCTTTTACAGGCACCATCTCATGGGGAAGGGTCTGTTGCCATCCTGACCGATCCGGCACACCCGTAACTTCTCCAGACCTGTTGGCCTTTTCGCTAGCAGAACCCTTGCTACCAAATAGGCCGCATCCCTGCAGCAGTGCCATGGAAAGTAGCATCACGACCCCTGTCAAAAATCGTGAGTTCATTTTCTTGTACATATAAGACAATTTTGTTGACAATTCTTTATTTCTTCGATTAACGTGTTTTTACCAAGATCGAAATTTAAGAGAAAATACCAAAACATTGCAAAAAATCGGACAAAATTAACGGTTAATTAAAACCGGAATCTTGGTGTTCGTTGTATGATACTCTCTATTCTTTTAGTTACTGCTGGTAAATTATACGTTAACATAAACTCATGAGAGGTCGGGGCTTTTGCCTCGTTTCCACCCATCACCACATCAAAAGCATACCCTATCTTGAGGGATTTATCTCTCAACAATTTATACCCCAACAATACTGATAGGGACTCTTCGCCCCTATAGGCCAACCCACCGCTCATACGGTCATCATATGTCGCTATAACGCTCACATCATATGAAAAATTATTAAACCCTTCACTTTTTAATAAGATACTTGGGTCAAACGTTACTTGTGCAAAAGTCCTGATCTTATATCCCACCATCAAATAACTGTGATTGACCAGCTGGTTATCAAAAGTGTTTTCGCCAAAATCAAACGTCGGTTCATTGATATGACGACTGCTCAGTGCCAAGTAATACTTCGGTGCTTCATAAAGGATCCCTGCTCCAAAATTTGCACTCATCTGGCTTTCATTACCACTGGATGGGATGGAGGGGTCTGGATTCACCACATCGATCTCATCAAATTTGATGGTATTGGAAAACATTCCGCCCGAAACCCCTAAGCTCAAAACACCTCTTCTTATTTTCTTATGATAAGCTAAGGAAATATTCGCTTCTTGGCTGGTAGCAGGCCCAATGTCATCATTGATAAAAGTCACTCCCCAACCGAATGATGTCCCCGGGATCCTTCCGGAAGCTGTTACCAGTTGCGTGGTCGGAGCACCACCGTTTCCTGAGGATGTGGTGTAACCTAACCATTGGCTTCTATGCAATGCCGTAAATCGATAACCCGTATGATTTCCGGAGAAAGCAGGATTATAGTAGAGCCCATTATACATATACTGGGTAAACTGGGCATCTTGCTGTGCATAAACCATCGATGGACCAATACCCACAAGTAGTATTCCTGAAAAAAAAATAAAACTAAGGTAAATTCTCTTTTTCATGCGCTTCAAAAGTATATTGAATCTATATGACTAGTCTACACAATTATAATCGAATTTACCTTATAAATGTTGGGATTTTTTAGATGTTATTCACTTTTTTTATGTATAATTCAAGTGCCCCTGTCATACTTGGCGCATTGGGCATCGGTGCCTCAATGTCCAAAATCAAGTTTTGGTCCCGCACGCTTTTGGAAGTGGTAGGGCCAAAAGCAGCTATCCTGGTCGCTCCCTGATCAAAATCAGAAAAGTTGTGAATCAATGATTTGATGCCTGAAGGGCTGTAGAAAGCAAGGATGTCATACTTGATATCTTTCAAATCCGACAAATCGGCTGCCACCGTATGATAGATTACTGCTTCTGTAAATTCTATATTGGTCTTGGCCAAGTAATCTGGAATGTCATTTTTACGGATATCCGAACATGGGAAAAGATATTTTTCTCCTTTATGCTTCTTGAAGTAATCAAACAAATCCGCAGCTGTCCTTACGCCGACAAACAACTTACGCTTTCTGATCACGATGTACTTCTGAAGATAGTGAGCTGTCTGCTCAGAAATACAAAAGTACTTCATATCAGCAGGCATTTCGATTTTGAGTTCCTGGCAAATCTTAAAGAAATGATCGATGGCGTTACGGCTCGTAAAAATGACTGCCGTGTGCTTTAGAATATCGATTTTTTGCTTTCTAAACTCCCGGATTGAAACAGGTTCTACCTGTATAAAAGGCCTGAAATCAATTTTCAGATTGTATTTCTCGGCCAACTGAAAATAAGGAGATTTGGCATCTGAAGGTCGAGGCTGAGAAACCAAAATACTCTTCACCGGCCTAAATCTGTCCTTGGTAGATTTTGTCATATGCTCTTTTTCTTCTTTTGTTTTCTCTGGTATTTTTCCCGATTAGCCAACGATCAGTTTAACGATCACTAAAAAGGGAACCAATTCCGAACTGCAAAGGTAAGAAAATAAATGGTAACTTTTAAATGGGACTTTTTTTAACATTAAGTAAAAAAGTCTAAAAATTCCCACCAAATAGACCACCAGAAACAACCAAACGGCATAATTCATCATTTCGTCCATCGCTGTATATCCCTGTAGATAGAACCCCATGACGACAACATACAAAATCAACAACACCAACATCAAACTCTTTACCATGTAAAAAAACTGACTGAAATCAATTTTATCCAAGTGATAAACCACCGCAAAAATCTTAATCCACAGGTATTTTAAAAATGACATTACCATAAATATCACCGAACCCGACAGCCATATCAGCAAAAGTGAGTTAAGTCCATCCCCCAAAAATTCATCCAAAAGCCCAATCCCCGCAAAATGCAAATAGGAAAAAGCAAACAATGACATAAGCATACTGAACACCAGCATGTAAAAGATCACATCTGACGAAAATAACTTCATACCACTACTACCTTCGGAAAACTCTTCCTGAAACAATGAAACCGGCCTAAGAACGGACTGAAAAACCATCGGATAGGTCACCTTAAACAATGCCACCAATGCCAACACCACCACAAAAGCCAAAATCATAAAGTCTTTTACCGTATCCTTTTCTCTCAGCTGCTCATTGGGAACGTTGACTCCTCCTGCTACCGGCCTTCCCTTCCGAAAAACGCCTTTTTTCACAGATAACTGGTCACTGTCTATTCCCTCTTTATAAACCATCAGCGAGAGGGTTTTGGTGTTTTCCCCACTGATTTTTTTAAGCTGCTCCATAGGAATGACAAAACTGGTATCCGATACCGCATATAGCCAAAGTTTATCCCCTAAAAAAACAGCTGATTTTTCAGGGAATTCCAGTTGAAATGAAGACATTGGATAATCTTTTAGATTCAGATCTGCAATGGCTATCACTGAGGAAGGGATTAGCTCATATTTGTGTTCGATCACGATCTTTGGATTATAGTTTTCCAACACTTGGCCATGTAGTGCACCAAAAAGAAATCCCATAGCCAAGGTCACTACCAGCCTTTTTAAATCTTTCTTCATAAAACTAAAATCTGCCAATGTATCCAAAGTGAATCTTTGCGTAATTTATCCCCATTTTCTGCTCATTTGATTTCCCCATTCCATACAAAAACCTAAACTCTCCACTCCCCGTGCTTAAGTTAAGCCCACCGCCAAACGACAGCACCTTATCCCGGCTTTTGGGAACCGACCAGCCTGATTGCTCCAATGCCCCTACATCTGTAAACAGCAGAAAATAAGAATTTTCTTCAAAATAAAACCTGGGCTCAAAATTAGCATAAACATATCGGTTTGCGAAAAAGAAATTCTCATTAAACCCTCTGATGCTCCTTAGTCCTCCCAGTCGGTACATGTCATTCTTCAGGATGTTGTCCCCATAAAGCAGCCCTCCCCGCAGCCGCAAAAAACCGACCAATCTTTTGCTCACCCGCCAATATTCCTCTGCCGAAAACGTCCCAAAGGCCTGCAGCGCTTCCCGCCCCACTGACTCATAGAACACCTCCTCTATCGCTGTATTATGCAGAATCTTTTTATTGCCTACCCCCCCCTCAGCCATCAGCCTCCAACCGCTCATGGGAAGATAGCCGTCATCCAGGTCGTGATAACTTAGCCGTACACCATAACTGTGGTAACGGAAATCCAGTACTTCTGGCAGTTCATCGGCCGAACTGACTTCTGGTACCGAGAGCAAATCCCCTGATTGCCATCTGCTAAAAAAATCCATATATAACTGGGGCGTTACCTGAAATCCAAACCCGAACCTAAAATCCCTGTTCACAAAGCTCGTGTCCTCTTTGAGCAGGAAAAAGGAAGCATTCACATCTATCCCTGTCCCGAAAATCTGCGGTTCCAACGCCGCTATCTCCAGGTTTTGGCTGTACTGGGTGAGCCTTTGCCAGTGGAGCCCATATTGTCGGCCCTTACCAGCTGGATTATAAATATCCAAATCAAACTGTCCCGTCACCAGCAACTTATTGGCCTCCGCTTCGTTTGGCAGTAGCCCAATGATCCCATCAAGGGTATTGATCTTTCTGTTTTTCAAGGTAAGATATAGCGTTGCCTCGCTGTTTTGGAAACTCACCCTTGGCGGCTCTTCGAGTTTGTAATACGGTATATTTTGAATGGTTCGGATTGCAGCCTGGACTTTTTTCTGGGAATAGGGCTCCCCAGGCACAATACCAAGACTCCTCGCAAGAAACTCCACTTTCACACGGGCATTTCCCAGCACATTCAAACTGTCAAAACGGATATAAGGCCCCTCTTCCAGCGCTAGATGGGCACGAAGTGAATGGTCTCCTTGACGGATGCTATCAAGCCTTACGGCAGCAAAGGGGAACCCTTCGTTTTCCTTGAGCTCCAATATACGGTCAAAGAGGCGAGCCACCTGCTGATACGAAACAGGCTGCCCCTGAAAGAGACGGGCATCATAGCCTGCCCTCCTTAATAATTGGTCCGGTAAATTCCCACTTTCCAATGAAACCCAATCAAATCGCCCATGAGTCTGGATATGCGCTGTAACCAGGCTATCGCGAAACACTTTTCTCTCCACCTCAGCCATCAAATACCCCTCTTCCCGTAAACGCTCAATATGCGCTTTCATGAAAGCATTTACGGCAAGTGAATCGACCAATTGCGCCGAGCCTCTTTCACTCTTTTCACCTCTAATCTCATAATGCAATGCATACCGCTGCTGGGCCAGTAAAGACGTACTGAACCAACAAGCAAAAAACAATGCTATAATGAATCGGCGTTTCAAAAATCCTTCTCGTTGTTTTACTTAACTTTGTGTCGATAAAAGTAATCAATTTGGCAGGAATTTATATTCATATCCCCTTTTGCAGACAAGCGTGTCATTACTGTGACTTTCACTTCAGCACTTCTATAGCGCTGAAAGCCAAAATGGTCAGTATGATCTGCAAGGAACTCGTATTCCAAAAAAACTACTTTGGCAAAAACACCTCGATCAAAACCATTTATTTTGGAGGGGGAACCCCCTCATTGCTTTCATCGTCGGAGCTTTCTGCTATTTTGGATACTATTTCGCTTCACTATCGGCTTGACTTGGAAGAAATGACCATCGAAACCAATCCAGATGATCTCAGCCATGAAAAGCTGAAAGCACTGAAGGCACTTGGCTTTGATCGACTAAGCATCGGTATCCAGAGTTTCAGCGATGAGGTCTTGCGATTTTATAATCGCACGCACACTGCCAAAGAATCCTTACATTCCATTGAGGAAGCCAGGAAAACCGGTTTTGACAAACTGTCCATCGACCTGATGTATGGCTTTCCCGCTGGAGATCACCAGCTCTGGGAACATGATCTCAAACAGGCCATCCAGCTAGCACCGGGGCACATCAGCAGCTATTGCCTTACTGTAGAGGCGGATACTGCATTGGGGAAATGGGTTCAAAAAGGCACCTTCAATCCCGCCTCTGAGGATTTCAGTGCTGACCAGTTTGAACTGATGCAAAAACGGCTGGAAGACGCCGGATATATCCAGTATGAAATTTCCAATTTTGGCAAACCAGGCGCATTTGCCCTGCACAATAGCAACTATTGGAAAGGTATCCCTTATCTGGGCATTGGCCCGAGTGCCCATTCCTTTGACGGCACCTCTAGACAGCATAACCTCGCCAACAACCCCAAGTACATCAAGGCGCTGGAAAATGACTCCATCCCATTCGAAAAAGATATCCTTAGCCAAGATGACCTGCTAAACGAATACCTGCTCACTGCCCTTCGGACGATTTGGGGAGTCGACCTGCATAAAATCAAACAGCAGTTTGGCGTAGACATTATGCAGACCAAAGGAACACTGATCGAGCGCTTTCGCAAAGAAAAACTGGTGGAAGCAGATGCTGATCACCTTCGCCTCACTAAACAGGGAAAGCTTTTGGCAGACTATATCGCCGGTAAGCTGTTTGTTTAAATTAAAGGTATGCGATTAAAAAATCAGTACTTTCTTCTTTTCTCTCGACTCTTTTCCCTCCATCTAGTCCCTTGATACGGAGAGAGGACTTTCCTCTCTTGATGCTTGGGGTCAACTACTTGGCACGTTTTCCCTACTTTTCTGCCTAATCTTTTATGCCTGCTCATCATTGTTACTATGACAAAGTAACGCTACCTTTGACTACCATGAAAAAATATAAGGACTATAACCCGCGCAAAAAAGAAATCACCCCACTTAAGGAAGCGTTTGAGGACTTGCTTCAAGCCTACAAGCTCAAAGACCGCTTTAATGAAAGGAAGATCGTCAGTGCTTGGGGAGAAATGATGGGAAACTCTATTGCCAACAGGACATCCAGCATCTATGCCAAGGATAAAAAGTTGTTCGTAAAACTCTCCTCAGGCCCCATCAAAAAAGAACTTATGATGAACAAGTCACGTGTCCTCAACATCATCGAAGAAAAATTCGGAAAAGGAGCGATAGAAGACATCACATTTCTATAATAGCCATAAAAGCTTATTATTCTATTTTGGCATTTTTTTGTTTAATTGTTTTGCAGGGACCACCAAACCACCTATTGATCAATCATTAATTCTGCAAACACCAATATCACCACACTATTTTTTCGTCAAATCAAACTATT from Echinicola soli encodes the following:
- a CDS encoding uroporphyrinogen-III synthase, which gives rise to MTKSTKDRFRPVKSILVSQPRPSDAKSPYFQLAEKYNLKIDFRPFIQVEPVSIREFRKQKIDILKHTAVIFTSRNAIDHFFKICQELKIEMPADMKYFCISEQTAHYLQKYIVIRKRKLFVGVRTAADLFDYFKKHKGEKYLFPCSDIRKNDIPDYLAKTNIEFTEAVIYHTVAADLSDLKDIKYDILAFYSPSGIKSLIHNFSDFDQGATRIAAFGPTTSKSVRDQNLILDIEAPMPNAPSMTGALELYIKKVNNI
- a CDS encoding POTRA domain-containing protein, whose product is MKRRFIIALFFACWFSTSLLAQQRYALHYEIRGEKSERGSAQLVDSLAVNAFMKAHIERLREEGYLMAEVERKVFRDSLVTAHIQTHGRFDWVSLESGNLPDQLLRRAGYDARLFQGQPVSYQQVARLFDRILELKENEGFPFAAVRLDSIRQGDHSLRAHLALEEGPYIRFDSLNVLGNARVKVEFLARSLGIVPGEPYSQKKVQAAIRTIQNIPYYKLEEPPRVSFQNSEATLYLTLKNRKINTLDGIIGLLPNEAEANKLLVTGQFDLDIYNPAGKGRQYGLHWQRLTQYSQNLEIAALEPQIFGTGIDVNASFFLLKEDTSFVNRDFRFGFGFQVTPQLYMDFFSRWQSGDLLSVPEVSSADELPEVLDFRYHSYGVRLSYHDLDDGYLPMSGWRLMAEGGVGNKKILHNTAIEEVFYESVGREALQAFGTFSAEEYWRVSKRLVGFLRLRGGLLYGDNILKNDMYRLGGLRSIRGFNENFFFANRYVYANFEPRFYFEENSYFLLFTDVGALEQSGWSVPKSRDKVLSFGGGLNLSTGSGEFRFLYGMGKSNEQKMGINYAKIHFGYIGRF
- a CDS encoding PorP/SprF family type IX secretion system membrane protein, which translates into the protein MKKRIYLSFIFFSGILLVGIGPSMVYAQQDAQFTQYMYNGLYYNPAFSGNHTGYRFTALHRSQWLGYTTSSGNGGAPTTQLVTASGRIPGTSFGWGVTFINDDIGPATSQEANISLAYHKKIRRGVLSLGVSGGMFSNTIKFDEIDVVNPDPSIPSSGNESQMSANFGAGILYEAPKYYLALSSRHINEPTFDFGENTFDNQLVNHSYLMVGYKIRTFAQVTFDPSILLKSEGFNNFSYDVSVIATYDDRMSGGLAYRGEESLSVLLGYKLLRDKSLKIGYAFDVVMGGNEAKAPTSHEFMLTYNLPAVTKRIESIIQRTPRFRF
- a CDS encoding DUF721 domain-containing protein; this translates as MKKYKDYNPRKKEITPLKEAFEDLLQAYKLKDRFNERKIVSAWGEMMGNSIANRTSSIYAKDKKLFVKLSSGPIKKELMMNKSRVLNIIEEKFGKGAIEDITFL
- a CDS encoding DUF4271 domain-containing protein, yielding MKKDLKRLVVTLAMGFLFGALHGQVLENYNPKIVIEHKYELIPSSVIAIADLNLKDYPMSSFQLEFPEKSAVFLGDKLWLYAVSDTSFVIPMEQLKKISGENTKTLSLMVYKEGIDSDQLSVKKGVFRKGRPVAGGVNVPNEQLREKDTVKDFMILAFVVVLALVALFKVTYPMVFQSVLRPVSLFQEEFSEGSSGMKLFSSDVIFYMLVFSMLMSLFAFSYLHFAGIGLLDEFLGDGLNSLLLIWLSGSVIFMVMSFLKYLWIKIFAVVYHLDKIDFSQFFYMVKSLMLVLLILYVVVMGFYLQGYTAMDEMMNYAVWLFLVVYLVGIFRLFYLMLKKVPFKSYHLFSYLCSSELVPFLVIVKLIVG
- the hemW gene encoding radical SAM family heme chaperone HemW; the protein is MAGIYIHIPFCRQACHYCDFHFSTSIALKAKMVSMICKELVFQKNYFGKNTSIKTIYFGGGTPSLLSSSELSAILDTISLHYRLDLEEMTIETNPDDLSHEKLKALKALGFDRLSIGIQSFSDEVLRFYNRTHTAKESLHSIEEARKTGFDKLSIDLMYGFPAGDHQLWEHDLKQAIQLAPGHISSYCLTVEADTALGKWVQKGTFNPASEDFSADQFELMQKRLEDAGYIQYEISNFGKPGAFALHNSNYWKGIPYLGIGPSAHSFDGTSRQHNLANNPKYIKALENDSIPFEKDILSQDDLLNEYLLTALRTIWGVDLHKIKQQFGVDIMQTKGTLIERFRKEKLVEADADHLRLTKQGKLLADYIAGKLFV